The Musa acuminata AAA Group cultivar baxijiao chromosome BXJ1-8, Cavendish_Baxijiao_AAA, whole genome shotgun sequence genomic sequence GTCTTGCTTTTGTTATAGGATTCTTCGGAATGCAAGATGTTGGTGAAATTCATTCCCCTAAACTCATATAAaatgattagtaaataatattGCTTAGTTCATCATGGTCTAACTGGCTTTTAGGAACTTCAATTGGGCTGATAATTTAATGCATTGGAGTAAGTAATAGTCCGCCCCATGGTAAGGTGAATACTAGGAGTGAAATTTTTGAAGAACCTTGTTGGATTTTGGTAATGCTTGCTTCAAAACATCATGTTTCAGGCAATTATCAGTTTTCAacatagaaactgaagaataaacaTCAATAGGTTGCAATTATTGCCTATTGAAAATAACCTTATCTACCTAGTTACAAGAATTAAATACCATCAGTCAGCCAATGATTGTGATGAAGGTTTATATATATGGTTGCATCATTTAAGCAAAGACTGTAAAATTTCTAAAATCTCTAGCACCCGTGGACTTCAAAGTTTGGTGGTGGAGAAAACATAATTGCCTTTGAATAAAGATGGTTTAGAAGAGAATTAGAGAGATGTTTGGCTGTCAAGATCTTTCTTGTAAATGTAAATTCTAATATTTAATTAGCTTCTTTGCAGGTTGTTGTCATTTTGATCTTACTATTAtgttcttttgtaattttttaacAGATATTGTAAAATTTTCATAATTGAACTTCATGCCATTTTTGGCTTCATTCTTTTATTGCTACAGGGCATAGGTGGTGTAGGTAGTGTCGCTGCAGAGATGCTCACAAGGTGCGGGATTGGTCGCCTCTTGTTGTATGACTATGACACTGTAGAGTTGGCAAACATGAATAGGCTATTCTTCCGTCCTGATCAGGCATGCTAATTCTTTATCAATTGCATCTCAGCCCTTTTCCAATATGCTGAGGTTGTAATTTTTAGAGTATCTGTAATCGTTTATGGTTATTTGGAGTATTTATGGATAACCACCTGTTCAGTGTACTTGCAAATTTGGAGGATACTTCTTCCTTAGAATTTAGATAACACAAGAATGCTTATTCTTCTTGCTGACCCAATttttctaaaattgacaggtaggCATGACCAAGACAGATGCTGCTGTTCAGACCCTGTCAGATATCAATCCAGATGTTGTTTTGGAAGTAAGCAAAAACATACAATAGTTACTCTCTGAGCACCGTTTTGATGTTTTTTTCATGTTTCGGAAGTCACAAAGAGTATTTCTTGTTTCCTTGTCATGCTCCCTTGCTCTACTGAAGAATTTTATACCTATTCTCATACTATTGAAAattcttaaatttgttaaaaGAAAGATACCTGGTAATTTGTCAACATGCTCATAGAGTTATACTCACAATTCCTATCAAAATTGGACATGGATCTCAGTACCTGATTATGTAAGAAGCAACATGGCAAGGATTTTTTATCTTATCAAATCCTAATTCTACTAGTTATTTCCATTCATTTCATCTCTAGAATAAATATAAATGCACATGATTTTTTCTCATTAATTTTGATTTTCTGATCTCATTatggtttcttttcttttgtgttcATTGAGTAGTTAATTGTAGTCACTTGGTAATTAACTACTAGTCAAAAGTAAAATTATACAGAACATCTGCAATATGCCCGTGGATCTGATTACTGTCTGATTTTCTTTTACTATTATACCTTTTTTTATATAGTTAAGAGAGTTTGATCAGTGATTTGCTCTTTTCTTGTTATTAGAGCTATTCATTAAACATCACGACTGTCAAAGGATTTGAGGTTTTCATGGAGAGCCTTAAAAGACGATTCTCTCAGAAAAGTGGACAAAACAGTGGAGTTGATCTTGTTTTGAGCTGTGTTGATAACTATGAGGCTCGTATGGTTGTGAATCAGGTGGGATACCTCTTATTTTCTTATTACTTTCTACAAGGTTTTAATTTTCCTAGAATATAAATTGCTATTTCAATGATATAAATTTTCTTACCTATCAATTAAGTACTATTGGAATTTTCTTCATCTGATATATCTCTGTTTTTCAGGCATGTAATGAACTGGGGCAGACATGGATGGAATCTGGTAAattcttattattctttttaagtttcaaTTACTCAATACTATCCTCTCTCTCTACACTAGGAAATGTTTGTGGTGGCTGTGTTATACTATGTTCTTTATGTAGGAACAGTACATTGTTTTTCATAGACGGATAATTTAGCAAAAGTAAAGCTGGTTCTATTTACATTGTCTCACATGCAACTCTGACAATGACCATCCTGTGCCTCAAGGCTTTCATTTACCTTTTCACTCCATTGCCTTTGCAACAAAGTGATAATCCAACAAAATACTAAAATGTACTGTGGTTCAGTTTTTTCCTAGTTTTGTAGTCTTTAGGATGTAGGTGGTTGCAATTAAAGGAGCAATCTATTCCCTAATCACTGGGTACCCTTAACGGAATTTTATTTGTCAATATGTTATGTTAGTTAACATTGACAACCTTACAACTTGGTTTAGCCTTGAATGTTGCATTGGCAGTGGCTTAGAATGGACAGAATATTAGCTGAAATTAGATTTGTAATCATACTTGTTTTGAAAAGATACAATTACAAAGTATACATCTGATGGATATGATTTGAACTTACATGTTTCTTTTTCCTTGAaggaatgaaaaaaatatattaactaaGCTTTATGAATATAGATTGGGTAACTTACAAACGAATAATTTAGGAACTAGCTCATCAATgacatttatattaaaaaattggaGGATGAGAATACACAGGTAAATTTGGCCAAATAATATGCTTTCCTTATATTTACCGGGTGATTTGGTAGGAGATCTAGATACTGGTAAGATTTTAACCAATGTCCATATCCATATGTGGAAGACTTCAAATTGCAAAATTCAGACATGAATATGAATGTTCCAAAGTTACACATTCATGTAATAATATCCGATTCCAATTACTTTCACTTTTGCTTTTAAGTGCCCTGGTTTGTGCTTTCTAGAATTTGGTAGCTCCATCTTCTGCTAATGCAGTTGTATGTATCTTTGTCATCTATCCTTTGTGTTGAGCATTCATTTTCACTAGATTCTTTAAGGTAATGAAACTGGGTTTTGGGAACTAGTGAGCCAATTGCTCATTCAGAATGTTAGCATTAAAGTAATTCTTGTTCCTTCAATTATTTTCCCCTTTCAAGTGTTTGGGTCAAAAGATATTTTATCGTTTTTTATTAGAAGTTtagatgaatgtcttattttagaTATGGGAAACGGAATGATCTAAATTGAAATATCCATGGCAGGTGTATCTGAAGATGCTGTTTCAGGTCATATACAATTACTAGTTCCTGGAGAAACTGCTTGTTTTGCATGTGCACCTCCATTGGTATGTTTAGATGCAAGATTGAAGAATCATAtctgatattattttatttggtaTTAATATTTTGAgataaaatttctttttttttattggtaACTTCAGCGAATAATTAATATTTGAAATTAAGTAGTTTCATTTTTTTAAATACTCTAGTTAAAATTGCATCACATGCTTTCTTTATATTGTTAGCACCAACTTTCCATTTAGCAATGGTGCTCTTGTTCAATTAGACCATGGGATGGAACACGCGATATATCAGGATTCCTTGTAGAGAACAATGGTGAGAATCACAAAAGAAGAGTTTGCTGTCAGGACCACCCAACAAAATTAACCAACATAGGCACTAGTAACTTTGTCCTTGAACATCCAACATAGACACTAATAATCAAGGtacgcaataccgtaccataccggtgtttcgaggttggctcggtatggtacggtaccggtgtaccgaataattttatatttttttttcgttactacagcactgtagcactgtagtagtattggcggtccgtgtatcggtatgccgtcggatcggtacgtatcacccgtaccgggcggtatcattcggtactgcataACATGCTAGTAACTTCTCTTTGAACATCCAACATAGGCACTAATGAGTTTCTGTTTGCATATTCTATCAATCAAATATCTTTGGGTGTCTTGTCTTTGAAATTTTGTACATCAACATATTTGACATGTCAAATGTCTTTGAAATTTTAAAGGACAACAAATTTGAATTTTTGACTGGGGCTTTGTCTCATGTTGAAAAGGACTGGACAAAGCATATATTGCTTTCTTTTATACTTTTTCACACAATGAAAGAATTAAAAGAATAATTCCATATTATGTACCCTATGGCTGTTCCATGTGCACAATGCTATATCTATGCTAATCCTTTGGTTGGGTCTTTTTGGAAGTTTAAGAGGTCATGACATGGTTATCATATGATAACAAAAGTCATCGTTCAGGAAATGTAAACTCCTTGCGACAAGAGAGCTATCATGTTCCATGTCTCTTCTTATTAGCAATATGGTCACTTTACAGAGTCTCTTGAGAACTATAGTCTTATGAGTTATGAGATTATCAGACTCCGAAAGAAATTTCAGAAACTGCCCAGCATGGAACTGCAGTTCTTAATTGTGTATTCTTCAcatcaaggtctgtcataccgaatcgtaccacccggtatgggcggtacgtaccggtccaacaggccaacggtacgcggaccgctcggtACCGGtctgcactgtagcagtgcactgtagcagtacagtgTACTGTTGCAGTAGAAATACAGTGCACCAGTACACGGTAGCAAaatactgtagtagtgctacagtgctcggtgcacctgggtgtaccgcttggtacaccgtaccgtaccggtaccgagcctaggtcgaaatactggtacggtacggtattgcgaaccttgcttcacATATAGCTAATTATAAGGAATTCAGGGAATTTGTTATTTTGACTAATAGGGTTCATATTTCACCACATGGCATCAAGACCATGGTAGAAACAAAGGTCATTCCGAATTTGTTGATTTTGTGTTGGGAGTACACATTTTAATCCATGGCAGAATTTGGTTATGCTAGTTCTCTCAGTTGTTATTACCAATTTGAGTCCATATCTGATGGTTTATAATTATGTTTTAGCAGCAAAAAACTTGGCAGATATGAGACCACTCCCTATTTCATTCAGTCCAAGTGACAATCCTTGGATATTATTATTGCATTATCCTTCTTATTATTAGATTGGATGTTCTTTCAAATTCATGCTATCAAAGAATGCTTGCATGCAATTTATGATGACATAGTACAGTTAGATTAGTTAATAAGTTTTTCAACGACTTTGCCTCAAAAAAAGGGTTTTGACAACTCTGGCAATGTATGCTACCATTCTATTGGTTACTTGAAAGTTTTATAATATGAGTGATTTAGTTGCATAGACTTGCGATAATTATAGCGAATACTTCTGTGGAGCAGAAATTAGAGGCCGTAGAAGATATATGTATACTACTAACAAAATTATCTCTATTGATCAAACTCCACAAGCTgagttttggtttttttttttggtaatggGGAGAAAAAAGAATCTCTTCAAGTTCTATAACATATGGGTTATATGATTAAACAATTATGTGGTCATGCTAATATATTTTGTAGACTTATAATTAGATGTAATTTTTGTGCTTACAAGGAACAGGAATGTAAATTCCCATTAGGAAATCTATatctaatattttctttttcttccaatTGCTGCCAGGAATTTTGGTACATTTGCTATTTCTATCTTTTACCGATGATAATATCATAAGTACCTTGTCGTGGGAACACACGGAAGCATTATAATTCACACATTGAACATTCATGCCATTATTAATGTTCAACTAATTTTTTTAGCAATGTGTTAATCATGTCAGTGTTATCGCTGCCAGCTGCTTGAAGTATACCGTATTAGTAGTTGTACACCATTTGATGTTTTTAGTATTATGCATGAGTAGGATAAGGTTCTTTGTAGGTGGTAGCATCTGGAGTGGATGAGCGGACACTCAAGCGTGAAGGTGTATGTGCTGCATCTTTACCCACAACCATGGTAAGGAGTTATTTCTGTTTTAATACTGtagttactcttttttttttgggaaagAACTGCTGACACTGACATCATTTGTTGTCATTGATGCTGCCTGGGCAATTTGGTTACTCAACCATCTAGTTGTGTGTGGCTTTTTAAACACCTGGATGGGTCCTAAAAGCTAATTAGTTCCTAAAACTCCCTTATTTGTTACAGATTATTATTAGCTAAGAGGAAGAGAATTTGGCTTAGAAAAAAGAAGACAGTGTCtatcatttttagtgatgcaAGATGATTAGTTCTTTATAACAATTTAAAGCAGAAAATATTTATCTATGAATAATAATaagtttatttattaattttattattatttttcggctatgacacataccattgatattaattgtcatgttattttttattctacTTTTATTTATGTAATTACTTCTAATGTTTCTTCTGCCAAACACCTGTGAGGGGGACACTAAAGTGAAGTTTTATCAAATCTTAGAGTtataattagaatattaaaaatGAAACAATGAATGTTAAGAAatccatatcacacaagcttaatTGGAAAGTTAGTGTAGGAGATCTGTGTATGATTGCATCTCTTTTCGtcttgaaaattttttaattacTAAAGATTTTGCACTTCCATCTTTCTATATGTGCatgaatttatattatttttgatgcTATGTTTTCCATTTGATGTCTAGGCCTTGTGCCGAAGACTTTCTAGGGGTTGTCATCTATGAAGACATTGGAGTTTTTATACTAAAACTAATAGGAGAATTGGTTATGGTGTCAGAAAGAAATTATCAAAAGTGTCAGTGTGCTTCTGGGCTGTGATTCAATCAGGCAGTCTCCCTCTAGGGGTAAGATTGTGTATAATGACCCTCCCTAGACTCTGAAAATGGCAGGAGCAGCATATTTGTTTGGTCATCCTTTTTGTCAAAATGCTTCTAGACATCAGTTATCCTCCAAGAGAAAAGTTTTTCGATTACATCCTTCAGAACAGGAACCATCAATTTGTTTGTGCTTTCCAAAAAAATCCTCCTATTCCTTTTTTTTCCCTAGTTCGTCTTCTAAGTAACCAACCTAGCCATGTCTCCAAGTTATCCTGATTCCCCTCCATGCAGTTCACTCCAATTTGCATTTTGTTGGATGTCAATTAACATGCAAATGAGCTTGAATAATTCTTGAAACCTTTTCTTGCTAACTCCCAGGACCATTAATTGGCTAATGTGAACATCCCAAAAGATACAGAATGCATTTCCACCTTTTTGTATGAGAAGTTTTCTTAAGTTCTTGAGAAGCTCCAAGGAGATTTTGAGATAGGATGGAGTGCATCTCCCAACTCAAGCAACTTATAATAAAAACATAGAACTGTCCTGCAGTCCATATCTGGTTGGCCTTGTTTTCATCAACTCAAAAAGAAACTTAAGTCAGTAGTTGGTTTGATCAATTACATTGTTGAACATATTGTGACACAGAGACCAAAATATGTGTACATTATTTCATGGTAAAGGGAGGCCTCTTCAAATACTGTTGCCATGGAGATTATAGTATTTATGTTAAGGAGAGGCCTCCTTCTCATCTGTCTTTTTGATGCACATTGTTTAAAGGTCTTAAGAGTTAATAATGATCCTTTTGAGTACAGTGTTTTTCCATTCTCTCCTGTCATTTAGTCTTGCATTGCTACTTAACATGTGCTTTGCAATTTGCTGGTCTTTGATGTGTTATTTTTATGTATCACAACTTCATATTCGTGGTTGAGTCCTTATATCAAGTGACAAATCTTCAGGGGGTAGTTGCTGGTCTTCTTGTTCAGAATGCTCTTAAGTACTTATTGAAGTTTGGGCATGTTTCTCCTTATTTGGTAAGTTTCTTTTGCTGTAAAACATTCAGATAAAAATTTTCTTCCCCTCCTGGAACATGTAATTTTATGTTAGCACTAGATATATGGACTTAAATCTCTTGGTCTAGTACTCATATGGTGCATAACCTCGTTCTCTTCACACTATCTGCAGTAGTTGGTtgtaatttcatcatcaatcaGCAGATgacttttataataattttcatgaTATCAGCCATTTCTTTTACCTGACTGCTTCTTTTCTTATTATGTTTATATCTTTCCTTATGAAGGGATATAattcacttaaagatttttttccAACCATGGAAATGAGGCCAAATCCACAGTGCTCAAACAATGCCTGCATTGAACGACAGGTTAGTTCTTTAAAGGTTCTAGCACATTTTAATTTAGAGAACATATTTTATCTGATAGATTATGCATCTTGAATCATTGCTGAAGAAACATACAATGTACAGAAGGAGTACCTCCAGACAAAACCTGCTAGAGATGCTGCAGCTAAGGCAAAGCTGGAAGCCGAATCTTCCAAAAACGAAGGCCCACTTCACATGGATAACGAGTGGAATATAAGGTGCCTAAATTTCACATGAATTAAGACTAGCTTATTGATTTAATTGTATTATCCAGATTGATTACGATGTTGGAATGAGATAACGGAAGTTTTTCATTTTTCTACATATAATTAGCATAATGACCTGATGCACATGAAATGACAAACACATTCATCAAGCTGTCCACCATATTCATTTAGATTAGGCAGCTAGATATTTAGATGCTGTTTGATCACCCGGGTGGCAATTAATTCACTTGTTTTAGTGGGATTTTGAAACATTATGAAGGGTCACCATCTGATAATTAGTTGACGGGCTTAAATATGTGTCCCCATTACCATCTAATTTATGAAATATCTGTACTTCTCTCCCTAGTCCTATTAGCACCTCAACTTCCAGTGACAGTGACAGGATGACCTAAAATAGGTGGCCCAATAAAGTgcagatttttttctttatttttgtttttcttcagcACATTTTATGTTTCATTCACTCATGATTATGAAGGCAGTAATTGCTGCTAAAGCCCAGCATATCTTTCTTTAGCATTGAACACAGTTGTTGTTGCAGCGATATCGTTGGCATTGCTTGAGGTGGTTAAATGACCTTAATCACTAGGTGGCTGTCTAGATTATCGCCCAATGCCTATATGAATCTAGGTCATGTGTTTGACACCTGCAGCTTTCTACGACATATGTTCTACTTAACTTTTAGCTCCAAAATCAATAAAGCCTAGATCCCAGAGGAAGTTTTGATGACCGACCTAGTAGATGAGAAGGTTAATTTTATGCGATAGTCATTGCTGAAAGGATGCTAAAGAAAATAGCATTATATAGCTCTTACTGTTACTCATAAAAAATGCTGCTAGAGTTGATGAGAATTTTTTTTGGTGTCATCATGTTGTGCAATTCTGGTCAAGGCACCCAATTTAGATAACAGTATCTTCTGCTCTAGTAGTTTGCATGTGTATAGAGCTAGTTAAACTGGTTGATCTTAATTAATGGGTTACACATTTTAAAAtctacatgctggacaacatatgGTGAAATGTTGTGTTTTGTGTGTTATTTCTTTTAATACTTCAAGCTACTTTTCTGTCTTGGTGAGTCACTTGGAACAATTATAGACTTGTAATGTTATCCTCCATAGAGCTTTATGTTGGAATAATATACATTAAGTGAACTTTGAAATGTTGGAACTTAtgacttgttttgttttgttggaTCTTTTCGTCATACTAGTTTCTTCAGTATGAGCTTTCATATTGATATAATTCTATGAACATGTTTTTAGAGTTACTTTTTGTTTGTACAGTGTTGTTGATGATAGCGAGATGGATACCCTAAATAGTTGTGGTGTTTCAGGTTATCTTCTCCCACCAAATCTGTGTTCCTTTAATATTTCACTTTGCTTAGTGTTTTTTCCTCATTCCTGTCCCTCATAAATGGTGCACAGGTGCTCTACCGGAGGGCCTCATCCATGAGCTCCCTACTGCTGAAAAGTATCATGAATCACTAGCTACAGAAGAAAAAACAGTTGAGGATGATCTCGAGGAACTCCAGCGACAGCTTGATGCCCTTAACGCATCTTAACTTTTTCCAGAAACCAACAAGATCCTCATTCTTCTTTTAtaggttttttttttccccctctaGAGGTAATGAGATTTTACTTGATGTCAGTTACTTTGGTCCAGCTACCATGGAAAAATAGAGAGAGACTAGATTTCATCTAACTACTCAGCAGCTTCATTATTGAAGCACTTACTAGGGCTGTATCTGATCATTGTTGTGCTTAAAATTATTTGCTTGGGGACCTGCAAGAACATCAAAAGACTTTGGAGAAGGTAGATCTGTCCATTTATCAACAAATTTCATGGACATGCTCTTCTCCATGTTTCTGTTTGAACTACTAGAAGTATAGCAGATGCTAGTCTTTTCAAGTTGCTAACTCTCCAACAGTCTACTGGATCTTTTTTCTTTGGATTTAGTAAAATTGGTGCAGTTACATGGAATTTATATGTATTGCCATTTTCTTAGTCCCTCTGCATAAACAGGGAGAAAACTAGCAACAGTCAATCTTGAGTTCTCTAAGCTTCATGACTGACTCAAGTTCAAGAGAGAATTCAGAACACACCAATCTCATCTGTAAGGCTGACCTCCATGAAGGGTAAGTTTCTGCCAATCAGAACTTTAGTCATGTATGATGAAGCTAAGTCACTCAATAATCTGTCTCTAAGTGGCTAAATGTCAAGTTGATATTTTTGTAGTTAAGAGTGAAAACACTGgcaaatttaaaatagaaaaaaaaagagtttatcTACTGCTGGATCTGTTCTTTATTGCTTATGGTTGATGGACACATTATCTCTCTTAAcagttataatattttctttcctcCTAATATTTAAGTTTGTAATGGTAGACAACATCTTTGTTTGTGTTGGGCAATCATAGTTCAGTGAGTGGAAAATGGAAGTCGCAAGTCTTTTCCATTTGCTCAAACACATTTTAGCTCTTGATTTGATCCAAATGATGTGCATGCTTATGACACTGATGCTCTTGCTATGCGTGCTCACTAGTTTGATAGTGAGATTGAGAGTACATTCGTCATTTGCTTCACTAGTTTAGTACATTCTTTATTCTGTTGCTTCATTGATAGTACATGCGTGCTCACTATCATTTGCTTCATTGATAGTGAGACTGATAGTACATTCTTTATTCTGTTGGAGACCTTTGTTTAGGATAGTTGTGCTAATTGATTCTTTAACCTACAACTGCAATctgtttccctttttttttgtaaCTCGATAATCTGATATAAATAGCTGTCCTCTTTGCCATTTAGTAGAATTACTGTTGGTAGAGCTCTGAATCACTCTATCCAAACCTTGATTTTACAAGTAGATGAACCTGAAGA encodes the following:
- the LOC135587800 gene encoding ubiquitin-like modifier-activating enzyme 5 — encoded protein: MEEDLRSLLQDLESLKGCVSDRYRIGSIDEMKQRVVSIVNLTKSGATRRSKVKDMSAEVVDSNPYSRLMALQRMGIVQNYERIRDFSVAIVGIGGVGSVAAEMLTRCGIGRLLLYDYDTVELANMNRLFFRPDQVGMTKTDAAVQTLSDINPDVVLESYSLNITTVKGFEVFMESLKRRFSQKSGQNSGVDLVLSCVDNYEARMVVNQACNELGQTWMESGVSEDAVSGHIQLLVPGETACFACAPPLVVASGVDERTLKREGVCAASLPTTMGVVAGLLVQNALKYLLKFGHVSPYLGYNSLKDFFPTMEMRPNPQCSNNACIERQKEYLQTKPARDAAAKAKLEAESSKNEGPLHMDNEWNISVVDDSEMDTLNSCGVSGALPEGLIHELPTAEKYHESLATEEKTVEDDLEELQRQLDALNAS